A window of Chanodichthys erythropterus isolate Z2021 chromosome 16, ASM2448905v1, whole genome shotgun sequence genomic DNA:
tagaaattattctaatatgctgatttggtactATGGTAAAAACAAGcattaatgtctttttaaaaaatcttactgaccccaaacttttgaacggtatattataatattatgaatatatttaGTTATTCCAAACAAAGTCTATTTTTTCCAGCCCAGTGTGTCACTAACAAGCAATTGTAGTATACTTATTGTTCTTTCTAAATTATAATTACACTTCTTCATCTTGCTAAACTGAGTAATATTCACTTGGCATTTTTTTATGATATGAAAAGCTTCAGACAGTAACAGgcctttaataaataaaacaaaataacaatatttaGACTGCAAAGGAGTCCTTATTCCTCTGTATGGGTGTTGGCTTCTATCTTAAAGGCACAAGCCTGACTTAAAATGATATCGGCCGTCAGGCAAGCAATATATTTAAGATAAAGTAATCTTGTAGAAGCAGAAACCTATGGAGCACCGACCCTCCCAGTTTCAAAGTAGGAGTGACGTTAAATGTTGAGACCCCAGTTTGTATTTGTTTAGgtatttattaacttttttaacAACTCGATGATTGGCAAAACTTCATTAAACATGTTCCCCCTTCCGAATTAACAAAAATTTATGGACAAAATGATGACTCAAGATATTGTAGTAGAAGTAGATGTCCCTGTTTGTAATTGTAAGTACACAAATGCATAAAGTACCTGAGCAGAACTAACACTGATTGGATCTTTCAGAACAATCCAGGTGACACTCTCCAGCAGAGGGGGTGTGGTCAGAGATCCCTCATAAGTCCAGAAATCCAGAGAGGTGGGCAGCAAGGTTTTAGGGTCAAAGTTAGCAAATGTAGTCTGTCTGCCCTGGAGAAGAAACAGATGTATTGTAAAAGTATAAAAACATCTGAgggcaagtgagatgagtaaatatGCTCATTCATAATGATAGCTAGTGCCGTTGATACCTTTGATCTGATGTCATCAAGAGCATCTAAAACTTTCTGAAGTCTTGGATTGGCAGAACCAATCTGGTAAACAGAACCAATGTATCcatcattttatataatttaatcactgcAAGCAATGCATGaaataattttggttaaaatcCTGGCTAAAATCCTGACCTTGAGAAAAACTCCAACCACAGCAAGGCCATCAGGCTTACTGACAGCTTCTCCAAAGTTTGGGTACTTAGTGTTCCAGTGAACGAGATGAAGCTTTAGAAAGTGGGAGACGTGATATGAAAATTCAGCATgtgcaaaataagaaaaaaagactGAATTAGCTTAATATCTTGGCTTATTTAAAAGAGgggatttaaacattcatgaGAAAACATCAAGAATATTTATGAGCAGTGAGCTATAATTAGCTATAATTCCGAGGGAGAGATGTTCAAGAATTAGAACGGTCTGTACCACAACACAGAAGAATGAGGGTTGCTTCAATGAGAAAAGTGAGAAAGCCTCATTACCTCACAGGGGAATTTGGTTCCAGCAATAGTGTGCTCTGAGCCCTTGTCATCACTGCTTCCCCAATGGAAATGGAACTGTTTCAACCTGTATATCCCAGTGACGGGGCCTCCAGCCAGagctacacacacaaacataatgcAATCGTTCAGATGTTTCTAGAAATCATAAGTCATTAACAATTTAGTGTTTCAGATTCAATCTCATAAGCAATAAATCTAGCATAACGAAAAGCAGATATTATTCACATGTTATGGTTGATAACCAATAGCTGATAttaaaattcaaaacaaatttgatgatttttaaaatgatgaGTGATGAGATAAATTGATGAGTGAATATAGGtgtcacaacattataatgtacactatgaaaatgaaaatcctcAACGTCCTACTTGGATAGGTTGGGcaatgttaaaggaacactccactttttttgaaaatacgctcattttccaactcccctagagttaaacagttgagttttaccgttttcgaatccattcagccgatctccggttctggcggtaccacttttagcatagcttagcatatttcattgaatctgattagaccgttagcatcgcgcttaaaaatgaccaaagagttttgatatttttcctatttaaaacttgactcttctgttgttaaatcgtgtactaagaccgacggaaaataaaaagttgtgattttctaggctgatatggctaggaactatactctcattccagcgtaataatcaatgaactttgctgccgtatcatggctgcagcaggcacaatcatattacgcagcgtctctcacaaacgtctccatggttgaaaggcacgttccctgtgcaagcaggggctcacgggcgctgcgtaatatcattgcactgctgcagccatgata
This region includes:
- the cahz gene encoding carbonic anhydrase, giving the protein MSHAWGYGPTDGPEQWAESFPIANGPRQSPIDIVPTQAQHDHSLKGLKLKYDPATAKGILNNGHSFQVDFTDDDNSSTLAGGPVTGIYRLKQFHFHWGSSDDKGSEHTIAGTKFPCELHLVHWNTKYPNFGEAVSKPDGLAVVGVFLKIGSANPRLQKVLDALDDIRSKGRQTTFANFDPKTLLPTSLDFWTYEGSLTTPPLLESVTWIVLKDPISVSSAQMAKFRSLLFTSEGEAPCCMVDNYRPPQPLKGRKVRASFK